One region of Quercus lobata isolate SW786 chromosome 2, ValleyOak3.0 Primary Assembly, whole genome shotgun sequence genomic DNA includes:
- the LOC115974689 gene encoding outer envelope pore protein 21, chloroplastic-like: METSLRYGGYSNSLRIHAKEKLPIDSNTYLQVHGELDTRIGAPSYFSAVIRHFYPELSASLGVGAQYDRREKLRYSVRGKKSFPVTTNGLLSFNIKGKCDVDKEFKETKSRAAAEFSWSVFNFQKEQDVRLKLGYEVLEKVPYLQIRENNWTFNADVNGRWNVRFDL; encoded by the exons ATGGAGACTTCTCTCAGATATGGTGGTTATTCCAATTCTCTACGAATCCACGCCAAGGAAAAATTGCCAATTGACTCCAATACCTACTTGCAG GTCCATGGAGAGCTAGATACAAGAATTGGAGCTCCGAGTTATTTTAGTGCAGTGATAAGGCATTTCTACCCAGAA TTATCAGCAAGCCTTGGGGTTGGCGCACAATATGATAGGCGTGAGAAGCTACGGTACAGTGTACGTGGAAAAAAGTCATTTCCAGTCACAACTAATGGCCTGTTAAGCTTTAATATTAAGGGAAAATGTGATGTGGACAAAGAATTTAAAGAG ACAAAGTCAAGAGCAGCTGCTGAATTTTCTTGGAGTGTATTCAATTTTCAGAAGGAGCAAGACGTCAGGCTAAAACTTGGCTATGAAGTGCTTGAAAAG GTTCCGTATCTGCAGATCAGGGAAAACAATTGGACTTTCAATGCTGATGTTAATGGTAGATGGAATGTGAGATTTGACTTGTGA
- the LOC115974688 gene encoding dolichyl-diphosphooligosaccharide--protein glycosyltransferase subunit 1A-like: protein MKIGVRLDVLVLTIALLSVPVLSDLILSKVDRRIDLTSQIARITSTLKVENAGNDLVSEVLLTIPDNQAKNLAYLTATSNEGKGKVKASAVSLPVEVVHPKGMPPALTFYSVSLPKGLGKGETFTLDVLAVFTHALQPFPEEITQANIQLVVFSDTAHFLSPYTVKVQSLIVKLPEARIESYTKIENTKIHGSEIKYGPYENLPPFSYSPIGVHFEANQPFVVAQELVREIEISHWGNVQVTEHYNLVHGGARSKGEFSRLDYQSRRYVGGASAVRTLVAKLPPRAHSVYYRDEIGNISTSNLWSDSKKTELEIEPRYPMFGGWRTAFTIGYGLPLQDFLFQAEGKRYLDFSFGCPMNEVVIDTLIVKVVLPEGSTDISVSVPFPVKQWQETKFSHLDVIGRPVIALEKTNAVPEHDQHFQVYYKFSNLSMLREPLMLISGFFLLFVAGIIYMHADLAISKSSPSYLAKLQWDEVLAVIQQFQNNINRCLTIHDKLEASLRDLSRTGDVQACKAARKAFDGLLKDLSKDLKPLLAFLQSSPQASQILPKVEELVVKEKDLQEKLMAKHSIVVDGYEKKSGGREIENRIALQQQKITALRQEVDDLLEFIEEI from the exons ATGAAGATAGGAGTTAGGTTGGATGTACTTGTCCTCACGATCGCTCTACTTTCAGTGCCAGTGCTATCGGATCTCATCCTCTCCAAGGTTGACCGACGT ATTGATTTGACTTCCCAAATTGCGCGCATCACTTCAACATTGAAG GTGGAGAATGCGGGAAATGATTTGGTTTCAGAGGTTTTATTGACGATTCCTGATAATCAGGCTAAGAATTTGGCATATTTGACGGCAACATCTAATGAAGGGAAAGGAAAGGTGAAGGCTTCAGCTGTTAGTTTACCTGTTGAAGTTGTCCACCCTAAAGGAATGCCTCCTGCCTTGACTTTTTATTCAGTATCTTTACCCAAGGGACTGGGCAAGGGGGAGACCTTCACTTTGGATGTCTTGGCTGTTTTTACACATGCATTGCAACCATTCCCTGAGGAAATTACTCAAGCTAACATACAGCTAGTAGTTTTCTCTGACACTGCACACTTTCTCTCCCCTTACACTGTCAAGGTCCAATCACTCATTGTTAAACTGCCTGAGGCAAGAATTGAATCCtatacaaaaattgaaaatacaaagATTCATGGTTCCGAGATTAAGTATGGTCCGTATGAGAATCTTCCTCCCTTCTCTTACTCACCTATAGGTGTTCATTTTGAGGCGAACCAACCCTTTGTAGTTGCTCAAGAGTTGGTACGGGAGATAGAGATTTCCCATTGGGGCAACGTGCAGGTGACAGAGCATTACAATCTTGTCCATGGAGGTGCTCGAAGCAAGGGAGAATTTTCTAG GCTTGATTATCAGTCAAGACGCTATGTAGGAGGTGCATCAGCTGTTAGGACTCTTGTAGCGAAATTGCCTCCAAGAGCTCACTCTGTTTATTATAGGGATGAAATTGGCAACATTTCAACATCCAATTTATGGAGTGATTCTAaaaag ACAGAACTGGAAATTGAACCTAGGTATCCAATGTTTGGTGGTTGGAGAACTGCTTTTACCATTGGATATGGCTTGCCACTTCAGGACTTCTTATTTCAGGCGGAGGGAAAGCGCTACCTTGACTTTTCTTTTGGTTGCCCCATGAATGAGGTGGTCATTGACACTCTCATTGTGAAG GTTGTTTTGCCTGAGGGTTCTACAGATATCTCTGTATCCGTTCCTTTTCCTGTGAAACAATGGCAAGAG ACAAAATTTTCCCACTTAGATGTCATTGGTAGACCAGTGATTGCGCTGGAAAAGACCAATGCTGTGCCAGAGCATGATCAGCATTTCCAG GTTTATTACAAGTTCAGCAATCTTTCAATGTTAAGGGAGCCGTTGATGTTGATTTCTggatttttccttctttttgttgCCGGCATTATATACATGCATGCAGATTTGGCAATCTCCAAGTCTTCACCGTCCTATTTGGCAAAGTTGCAATGGGATGAG GTACTAGCAGTAATTCAACAGTTCCAAAATAACATCAATCGATGCTTAACGATTCATGATAAGCTGGAGGCATCATTACGTGACCTGTCAAGGACAGGAGATGTCCAAGCTTGTAAAGCAGCTCGGAAAGCATTTGATGGTTTGTTGAAAGATCTTTCAAAAGATTTGAAACCATTGCTGGCATTCCTGCAATCTTCTCCGCAGGCCTCTCAGATATTACCCAAG GTGGAGGAGCTGGTTGTTAAGGAGAAAGATTTGCAAGAGAAGCTGATGGCGAAACACTCAATTGTGGTGGACGGCTATGAGAAAAAGTCGGGGGGACGGGAAATTGAGAATCGGATTGCTTTGCAGCAGCAGAAAATTACAGCCTTGAGGCAGGAGGTTGATGATCTTCTGGAGTTTATTGAGGAGATATGA
- the LOC115960013 gene encoding uncharacterized protein LOC115960013 yields the protein MAESLDDSEFWLPPKFLTDDDLAMEKYETETHEATKGGLLSFEVSYMGFGSFGTSSDLNSLVEFVVGLSETESDKKDYLIGLTHQMARSTLIDLAFSSDKSKAWVVFDSPQLTLCGCRQGSSNESSNGPSQICAL from the exons ATGGCTGAGAGTTTAGACGACAGTGAGTTTTGGCTCCCACCTAAGTTCCTCACTGACGATGACTTAGCCATGGAAAAGTATGAAACGGAAACTCATGAGGCCACGAAGGGTGGTCTTCTTTCTTTCGAGGTTTCATATATGGGATTTGGGTCTTTTGGAACTTCGTCGGATCTCAATTCTCTAGTTGAGTTCGTGGTCGGTTTGAGCGAAACAGAGAGTGACAaaaaggactatctcattggcTTGACTCATCAAATGGCTCGCTCAACACTCATTGACCTTGCTTTTTCGTCTGACAAGTCCAAG GCTTGGGTTGTGTTCGATTCACCACAATTGACCCTATGTGGGTGTAGGCAGGGCTCGAGCAACGAAAGTTCGAACGGCCCTTCTCAG ATCTGTGCCCTTTGA